One part of the Salmo salar chromosome ssa10, Ssal_v3.1, whole genome shotgun sequence genome encodes these proteins:
- the cfap44 gene encoding cilia- and flagella-associated protein 44 isoform X1, which yields MKMDSSEKLTGEDNFQGDPTGKQKASGETESSNVQPPPENNTTSQSAGAQEAHTQAEDPSQDKAQAPAASEQVQQQPGESSDAMEEEEEQMGMKKLSEDMYYNYDELYSRPVITADSEIPENLLHLTHSFGYDCGRRANLQLLDERTLAFVAGNQLIFLDVRTKKQRYLRSCSGGGIGTIMAHPSNRYFAVAEKGDQPNIVIYEYPSLRPYRILRGGTGQAYSFVDFNREGTLLASVGSAPDYMLTLWEWRHEQVMLRCKAFSQDVYRVTFSPDNPGQLTTSGSGHIKFWKMASTFTGLKLQGLLGRFGKTALTDIEGYVELPDGKVVSGSEWGNMLLWDGGLIKVEICRKGGRTCHAGTIQQFALDEGELMTIGTDGAIRAWDFESIDTADCNDDSGLFEIEPMNEMVIGRNVSLSSMVKSCLPDSFIWFAQDSNGGIWKLDLSFSNITQDPECLFSFHAGVIQGMDVSSTSHLMATTTLDRSVRIFDFLAKKELTTSRYKQGGTTLTWAPRLVNPSGGLLVVGFEDGVVRLLELYNPQSLRVVAGRSRYGDAELRLKQAFKPHNAAVTAIAYERNGEILATGSMDCTVFFFTVGDRYDPIGFVTVPGPVQGLEWSPQSHDKNTLLVLCKSGHVVEVQSPDPEAQNHGTTYHISGLPTRNFIFSSIKSRIKREEEIARRQALKEKKQKEREAQLKKAKEEGLEPTEEDLQEVEEEEELPPLYTPDPPSPLCCGFYSQPGAFWLSMGGYDSGFLYHCKFSEQQGEDLLQRRDEPFTFLPVQNTDEDPICTITFSSSRQLLLCGMQSGSVRAYPLQPSDFHLTSMQAFWALSVHDNQYGQLRQLRCSFDDQFVLTTGEDGNIFSFSLLPQEDLLKALQRSKAKVPSPRVGVEMEGVAQDIEDPSAYSIETAKQKLEMDRMRREAEMRKVERRKMLAELQNQFKQLLEKNQGLPEHVRLHRTELELDWRFREETERMTAQRVREARKELAWEEERHRIGLQKLQERFWDSLESDTVTVVAFQSDHRISTYRLLALSQRFHELKQRGRVGGPGAVGQERWRTKAEAGKDSSNITADQEDLGEEAVMAPHVVRPGGSKLAGRQAEKLRKATEKAERARAKIEKRRKEWAELYAAKPNENCEDPEDVRAIRLATENMGDFKLKTAKDFTVPEHLRMNAEKKRAQLVHLEEMIHERKTQMNSRIMALRDTKVSFVSWLRSQAQQLQAVQERLAPHFCSPAPTLPSLLPEETPERKLRYTRTTLQRYGALRAQRACTRGQELEGGQTLLEELEAEIEEEEETPCHTPADRREREVEESGVTELEEEMREVEEIRLLYEEESLLEQMSSSMWQFDAELCLLRHEKLCLDIQMKLADLRHVTLFQELLLLKEFEKRENSLQDRLNSCVEEEEDLRSKLEECKQALELKRRDISKLQERERAIAATFQASLGENNKFADFLNRVFKKKIKRVKKKEKAGDDEEQEDSDEDSDEESDWDDDEDDSGSESGGPLDDSVCPQNCNSELFENTVQLRERRLDLEELLVEERKTADNLRKECDSLVKKEKVVHGSLKAAEGDLELFNREKQQKLNELDVVVPLRLHQIEFVSNGVVPCSLAPALVLNTVALGGLQERIKELQVEKSEQRDLYRQARQQHVQLIHDRKDMEAKIQSLEARCEQLMLMKFGKLVDLEALQTLSGNKNLEEMRQESRVRLAAYTQELRQWEVKVTEARHAVTEVTRHHTERLLSMNSLLNQKKEMEDKLNTRQSKMGTQFQGHRHAEEDERRRLYQLVQSQAQEANALRQEINILSRKGGHILPPSQAPLPPLPDAPSRSTHTNPERLNRHFKLGGGHPSTNSQGGIEPKHSH from the exons ATGAAGATGGACTCTTCTGAGAAACTAACAGGTGAAGACAATTTTCAAG GTGACCCCACAGGAAAGCAGAAAGCTTCTGGGGAAACAGAAAGCTCAAATGTTCAGCCACCACCAGAGAACAACACAACTTCCCAATCAGCAGGTGCACAGGAAGCACATACACAAGCAGAGGACCCTTCACAAGACAAAGCTCAGG CTCCTGCAGCCTCTGAGCAGGTGCAGCAGCAGCCAGGTGAGAGTAGTGATGctatggaggaagaagaggagcaaATGGGAATGAAGAAACTCTCTGAGGACATGTACTACAACTATGACGAGCTGTACTCCAGACCAGTCATCACTGCAGACTCGGAGATCCCAGAGAACCTGCTGCACCTTAC GCACTCTTTTGGGTATGACTGTGGGCGCAGGGCCAACCTGCAGCTGCTGGATGAACGAACGCTGGCCTTTGTGGCTGGAAACCAGCTCATATTCCTGGATGTTCGGACCAAGAAGCAACGCTACCTCCGCTCCTGCAGTGGGGGAGGCATCGGCACCatcatg GCCCACCCCAGTAATAGGTATTTTGCTGTGGCAGAGAAGGGAGACCAGCCCAACATCGTCATCTATGAGTATCCCTCACTACGACCCTACCGCATTCTCAGAG GTGGGACAGGGCAGGCTTACAGCTTTGTGGACTTTAACCGTGAGGGCACCCTGCTGGCCAGTGTGGGTAGTGCTCCGGACTACATGCTGACCCTGTGGGAATGGAGACATGAACAGGTGATGCTGCGCTGCAAGGCCTTCTCACAGGACGTCTACAGGGTCACCTTTTCACCTGACAATCCTGGGCAACTCACCACCTCCGGATCTGGACACATCAA GTTTTGGAAAATGGCCAGCACTTTTACTGGTCTCAAACTGCAAGGGCTTTTGGGAAGGTTTGGGAAGACTGCCCTGACTGATATCGAGGGTTATGTGGAGCTGCCTGATGGGAAG GTAGTGTCGGGGTCTGAGTGGGGAAACATGCTGCTGTGGGACGGGGGCCTGATCAAGGTAGAGATATGTCGTAAGGGGGGCAGGACGTGCCACGCTGGCACCATCCAGCAGTTTGCCTTGGACGAGGGGGAGCTCATGACCATCGGCACCGATGGAGCCATTAGG GCCTGGGACTTTGAGAGCATTGACACAGCAGACTGTAACGATGACAGCGGTCTGTTTGAGATTGAGCCCATGAACGAGATGGTGATTGGACGCAACGTCAGCCTGTCCTCCATGGTCAAAAGCTGCCTGCCAGACTCCTTCATCTGGTTCGCCCAG GATTCCAATGGAGGCATCTGGAAACTGGATCTTTCATTTTCCAACATT ACCCAGGACCCAGAGTGTCTGTTCTCCTTCCATGCTGGAGTGATCCAGGGAATGGATGTGTCCAGCACCAGCCATCTGATGGCCACCACCACTTTAGACC gcTCAGTCAGGATTTTTGACTTCCTTGCAAAGAAAGAACTAACAACCAGCCGCTACAAACAAGGTGGAACAACACTGACCTGGGCGCCACGCCTG gtgaaccCTAGCGGAGGGCTGTTGGTGGTGGGCTTTGAGGACGGGGTGGTCCGTCTGCTGGAGCTCTACAACCCCCAGAGTTTACGAGTGGTTGCCGGGCGCAGTCGCTATGGAGATGCCGAGCTCCGTCTCAAACAGGCCTTCAAACCCCACAATGCAGCTGTGACGGCCATTGCATATGAACGTAACGGCGAGATCCTAGCTACTGGG agTATGGACTGCACTGTGTTCTTCTTCACTGTGGGGGACAGGTATGACCCCATCGGGTTTGTCACAGTACCAGGACCTGTACAGGGGCTGGAGTGGTCCCCCCAGTCACAT GACAAAAACACCCTGCTGGTCCTGTGTAAGAGTGGTCATGTAGTGGAGGTCCAGTCTCCAGACCCGGAGGCCCAGAACCACGGCACCACCTACCACATCTCTGGCCTTCCCACAAGAAACTTCATCTTCAGCAGCATCAAGTCACGCATCAAG CGGGAGGAGGAGATTGCGCGCAGGCAGGCTCTGAAGGAGAAgaagcagaaggagagagaagcaCAGCTGAAGAAAGCCAAGGAGGAGGGCCTTGAGCCCACCGAGGAGGACCttcaggaggtagaggaggaggaagagctgccCCCTCTTTACACCCCTGACCCCCCCAGCCCCCTCTGCTGTGGCTTCTACTCTCAACCTGGGGCCTTCTGGCTCTCCatg gGAGGCTATGACTCGGGGTTCCTGTACCACTGTAAGTTTTCCGAGCAGCAGGGTGAGGACCTGTTGCAGCGCAGGGATGAGCCGTTCACCTTCCTGCCTGTCCAGAATACAGACGAGGACCCCATCTGCACCATCACCTTCAG ctccaGCAGGCAGCTGTTGCTGTGTGGCATGCAGTCAGGCAGTGTCCGGGCCTACCCTCTGCAGCCATCTGACTTCCACCTCACCTCCATGCAGGCCTTCTGGGCCCTCAGCGTCCATGACAACCAGTATGGACAGCTGCGCCAGCTGCGCTGTAGCTTTGACGACCAATTTGTCCTGACGACAGGGGAGGACGGCAACATCTTCTCCTTCAGCCTGCTGCCCCAGGAGGACCTGCTTAAAGCCCTGCAGCGCAGCAAGGCCAAAGTCCCCTCACCACGG GTCGGTGTTGAAATGGAGGGTGTGGCCCAGGATATCGAAGACCCGTCTGCGTACAG CATTGAGACGGCTAAACAGAAGTTGGAAATGGACCGTATGCGTCGGGAGGCTgagatgaggaaggtggagagacgtAAGATGCTGGCCGAGCTGCAGAACCAGTTCAAACAGCTACTGGAGAAGAACCAGGGTTTGCCCGAACACGTCCGCTTGCACCGCACG gagTTGGAACTGGACTGGCGGTTCCGTGAGGAGACTGAGAGGATGACAGCCCAGAGGGTGAGAgaggccaggaaggagctggCCTGGGAGGAGGAACGCCACCGCATCGGACTCCAGAAACTACAGGAGAG GTTCTGGGATTCTCTTGAGTCGGACACCGTTACTGTGGTAGCGTTCCAGAGTGACCACAGGATCTCCACCTATCGTCTGCTGGCACTGTCCCAGAGGTTCCACGAGCTGAAACAGAGGGGAAGGGTGGGGGGCCCGGGGGCAGTGGGGCAGGAACGTTGGAGGACCAAAGCCGAGGCCGGCAAAGACAGCTCCAACATCACAG CGGACCAGGAGGACCTGGGTGAGGAGGCTGTTATGGCGCCCCATGTGGTGCGTCCAGGGGGCAGCAAGCTGGCTGGCCGCCAGGCAGAGAAACTCCGCAAGGCTACAGAGAAGGCAGAGCGGGCCCGGGCTAAgatagagaagaggaggaaagagtgGGCTGAACT GTATGCAGCAAAGCCCAATGAGAACTGTGAGGATCCGGAAGATGTGCGAGCCATCCGATTGGCTACGGAGAACATGGGTGACTTCAAGCTGAAGACGGCCAAAGACTTTACAGTCCCAGAACACCTGAGGATGAACGCAGAGAAGAAGAGAGCTCAGCTGGTCCACTTAGAGGAGATG ATCCATGAGAGGAAGACGCAGATGAACAGTCGCATAATGGCCCTAAGGGACACTAAGGTGAGCTTTGTGTCCTGGCTGCGCTCCCAGGCCCAGCAGCTACAGGCTGTCCAGGAGCGCCTGGCACCTCATTTCTGCAGCCCGGCCCCCACCCTGCCCTCCCTGCTGCCCGAGGAGACCCCTGAGAGGAAGCTACGCTACACCCGCACCACCCTGCAGCGCTACGGGGCCCTGAGGGCTCAGAG GGCCTGTACCCGTGGCCAGGAACTAGAGGGGGGCCAGACTCTGCTGGAAGAGCTGGAGGCAGAgatagaagaagaggaggagacccCCTGCCATACACCTgcagataggagagagagggaggtggaggaatCTGGGGTGACCGAgctggaggaggagatgagggaggtggaggagatcaGGCTGCTGTATGAAGAGGAATCCCTGCTGGAACAG atgTCGTCGTCAATGTGGCAGTTTGATGCGGAGCTGTGCCTGCTGCGTCATGAGAAGCTGTGTCTAGACATCCAGATGAAGCTGGCTGACCTGCGCCATGTCACCCTGTTCCaggagctgctgctgctcaaagagtttgagaagagagagaactcctTGCAGGACAGACTCAATTCCTGCGTGGAAGAAGAGGAAGACCTCAGG tctaagCTGGAGGAGTGTAAGCAGGCACTGGAGCTGAAGCGGAGGGACATCTCCAagctccaggagagagagagggccatagCTGCCACCTTCCAGGCCTCTCTAGGGGAGAACAACAAGTTTGCTGACTTCCTCAACAGGGTCTTCAAGAAGAAGATCAAACGCGTTAAGAAGAAAGAGAAGGCCGGAGATGACG aggagcaggaggacagtGATGAAGATTCTGATGAAGAGTCTGACtgggatgatgatgaggatgacagTGGCTCAGAGAGCGGTGGTCCTCTGGATGACAGCGTCTGCCCCCAAA ACTGTAACTCAGAGCTGTTTGAGAACACGGTGCAGCTCCGTGAGCGTCGTCTGGACCTCGAGGAGCTGCtggtagaggagaggaagacTGCAGACAACCTGAGGAAGGAGTGTGACTCCCTCGTCAAGAAG GAAAAAGTGGTTCATGGCAGTCTGAAGGCAGCAGAGGGAGACCTGGAGCTGTTcaacagagagaaacaacagaaGCTCAATGAGCTGGATGTGGTGGTTCCCCTCAGACTGCACCAG ATAGAGTTTGTGAGCAATGGGGTGGTACCGTGCAGCCTGGCCCCAGCACTGGTGCTGAACACAGTAGCATTGGGAGGACTACAGGAGAGGATTAAAGAACTGCAGGTGGAAAAGAGTGAACAGAGAGACCTCTACAGACAGGCCAGGCAGCAGCACGTCCAGCTCATTCACGACCGCAAGGACATGGAGGCCAAGATACAGA gtctggaGGCGCGCTGTGAGCAGCTGATGCTGATGAAGTTTGGGAAGCTAGTGGACCTGGAGGCCTTACAGACTCTGTCTGGCAACAAAAACCTGGAGGAGATGAGACAGGAGAGCAGAGTCCGATTGGCCGCTTACACACAGGAGCTCAGACAGTGGGAG gtgaaagTGACAGAGGCCCGTCATGCGGTGACAGAGGTGACAAGGCATCACACCGAGCGTCTCCTCAGTATGAACAGCCTGCTGAACCAGAAGAAAGAAATGGAGGACAAACTCAACACCAGGCAGAGCaagatg ggtacCCAGTTCCAGGGCCACCGGCATGCTGAGGAGGACGAGAGGCGGAGGCTGTACCAGCTGGTCCAGAGTCAAGCTCAGGAGGCAAATGCCCTCCGCCAGGAGATCAACATCCTGTCCAGAAAGGGGGGTCACATCCTGCCCCCGAGCCAGGCCCCGCTGCCCCCCCTGCCCGACGCCCCATCCCGCTCCACCCATACCAACCCAGAGAGGCTCAACAGACACTTCAAACTGGGAGGGGGGCATCCATCCACCAACAGCCAGGGAGGAATAGAGCCTAAACACTCACATtga
- the cfap44 gene encoding cilia- and flagella-associated protein 44 isoform X2, translated as MKMDSSEKLTGDPTGKQKASGETESSNVQPPPENNTTSQSAGAQEAHTQAEDPSQDKAQAPAASEQVQQQPGESSDAMEEEEEQMGMKKLSEDMYYNYDELYSRPVITADSEIPENLLHLTHSFGYDCGRRANLQLLDERTLAFVAGNQLIFLDVRTKKQRYLRSCSGGGIGTIMAHPSNRYFAVAEKGDQPNIVIYEYPSLRPYRILRGGTGQAYSFVDFNREGTLLASVGSAPDYMLTLWEWRHEQVMLRCKAFSQDVYRVTFSPDNPGQLTTSGSGHIKFWKMASTFTGLKLQGLLGRFGKTALTDIEGYVELPDGKVVSGSEWGNMLLWDGGLIKVEICRKGGRTCHAGTIQQFALDEGELMTIGTDGAIRAWDFESIDTADCNDDSGLFEIEPMNEMVIGRNVSLSSMVKSCLPDSFIWFAQDSNGGIWKLDLSFSNITQDPECLFSFHAGVIQGMDVSSTSHLMATTTLDRSVRIFDFLAKKELTTSRYKQGGTTLTWAPRLVNPSGGLLVVGFEDGVVRLLELYNPQSLRVVAGRSRYGDAELRLKQAFKPHNAAVTAIAYERNGEILATGSMDCTVFFFTVGDRYDPIGFVTVPGPVQGLEWSPQSHDKNTLLVLCKSGHVVEVQSPDPEAQNHGTTYHISGLPTRNFIFSSIKSRIKREEEIARRQALKEKKQKEREAQLKKAKEEGLEPTEEDLQEVEEEEELPPLYTPDPPSPLCCGFYSQPGAFWLSMGGYDSGFLYHCKFSEQQGEDLLQRRDEPFTFLPVQNTDEDPICTITFSSSRQLLLCGMQSGSVRAYPLQPSDFHLTSMQAFWALSVHDNQYGQLRQLRCSFDDQFVLTTGEDGNIFSFSLLPQEDLLKALQRSKAKVPSPRVGVEMEGVAQDIEDPSAYSIETAKQKLEMDRMRREAEMRKVERRKMLAELQNQFKQLLEKNQGLPEHVRLHRTELELDWRFREETERMTAQRVREARKELAWEEERHRIGLQKLQERFWDSLESDTVTVVAFQSDHRISTYRLLALSQRFHELKQRGRVGGPGAVGQERWRTKAEAGKDSSNITADQEDLGEEAVMAPHVVRPGGSKLAGRQAEKLRKATEKAERARAKIEKRRKEWAELYAAKPNENCEDPEDVRAIRLATENMGDFKLKTAKDFTVPEHLRMNAEKKRAQLVHLEEMIHERKTQMNSRIMALRDTKVSFVSWLRSQAQQLQAVQERLAPHFCSPAPTLPSLLPEETPERKLRYTRTTLQRYGALRAQRACTRGQELEGGQTLLEELEAEIEEEEETPCHTPADRREREVEESGVTELEEEMREVEEIRLLYEEESLLEQMSSSMWQFDAELCLLRHEKLCLDIQMKLADLRHVTLFQELLLLKEFEKRENSLQDRLNSCVEEEEDLRSKLEECKQALELKRRDISKLQERERAIAATFQASLGENNKFADFLNRVFKKKIKRVKKKEKAGDDEEQEDSDEDSDEESDWDDDEDDSGSESGGPLDDSVCPQNCNSELFENTVQLRERRLDLEELLVEERKTADNLRKECDSLVKKEKVVHGSLKAAEGDLELFNREKQQKLNELDVVVPLRLHQIEFVSNGVVPCSLAPALVLNTVALGGLQERIKELQVEKSEQRDLYRQARQQHVQLIHDRKDMEAKIQSLEARCEQLMLMKFGKLVDLEALQTLSGNKNLEEMRQESRVRLAAYTQELRQWEVKVTEARHAVTEVTRHHTERLLSMNSLLNQKKEMEDKLNTRQSKMGTQFQGHRHAEEDERRRLYQLVQSQAQEANALRQEINILSRKGGHILPPSQAPLPPLPDAPSRSTHTNPERLNRHFKLGGGHPSTNSQGGIEPKHSH; from the exons ATGAAGATGGACTCTTCTGAGAAACTAACAG GTGACCCCACAGGAAAGCAGAAAGCTTCTGGGGAAACAGAAAGCTCAAATGTTCAGCCACCACCAGAGAACAACACAACTTCCCAATCAGCAGGTGCACAGGAAGCACATACACAAGCAGAGGACCCTTCACAAGACAAAGCTCAGG CTCCTGCAGCCTCTGAGCAGGTGCAGCAGCAGCCAGGTGAGAGTAGTGATGctatggaggaagaagaggagcaaATGGGAATGAAGAAACTCTCTGAGGACATGTACTACAACTATGACGAGCTGTACTCCAGACCAGTCATCACTGCAGACTCGGAGATCCCAGAGAACCTGCTGCACCTTAC GCACTCTTTTGGGTATGACTGTGGGCGCAGGGCCAACCTGCAGCTGCTGGATGAACGAACGCTGGCCTTTGTGGCTGGAAACCAGCTCATATTCCTGGATGTTCGGACCAAGAAGCAACGCTACCTCCGCTCCTGCAGTGGGGGAGGCATCGGCACCatcatg GCCCACCCCAGTAATAGGTATTTTGCTGTGGCAGAGAAGGGAGACCAGCCCAACATCGTCATCTATGAGTATCCCTCACTACGACCCTACCGCATTCTCAGAG GTGGGACAGGGCAGGCTTACAGCTTTGTGGACTTTAACCGTGAGGGCACCCTGCTGGCCAGTGTGGGTAGTGCTCCGGACTACATGCTGACCCTGTGGGAATGGAGACATGAACAGGTGATGCTGCGCTGCAAGGCCTTCTCACAGGACGTCTACAGGGTCACCTTTTCACCTGACAATCCTGGGCAACTCACCACCTCCGGATCTGGACACATCAA GTTTTGGAAAATGGCCAGCACTTTTACTGGTCTCAAACTGCAAGGGCTTTTGGGAAGGTTTGGGAAGACTGCCCTGACTGATATCGAGGGTTATGTGGAGCTGCCTGATGGGAAG GTAGTGTCGGGGTCTGAGTGGGGAAACATGCTGCTGTGGGACGGGGGCCTGATCAAGGTAGAGATATGTCGTAAGGGGGGCAGGACGTGCCACGCTGGCACCATCCAGCAGTTTGCCTTGGACGAGGGGGAGCTCATGACCATCGGCACCGATGGAGCCATTAGG GCCTGGGACTTTGAGAGCATTGACACAGCAGACTGTAACGATGACAGCGGTCTGTTTGAGATTGAGCCCATGAACGAGATGGTGATTGGACGCAACGTCAGCCTGTCCTCCATGGTCAAAAGCTGCCTGCCAGACTCCTTCATCTGGTTCGCCCAG GATTCCAATGGAGGCATCTGGAAACTGGATCTTTCATTTTCCAACATT ACCCAGGACCCAGAGTGTCTGTTCTCCTTCCATGCTGGAGTGATCCAGGGAATGGATGTGTCCAGCACCAGCCATCTGATGGCCACCACCACTTTAGACC gcTCAGTCAGGATTTTTGACTTCCTTGCAAAGAAAGAACTAACAACCAGCCGCTACAAACAAGGTGGAACAACACTGACCTGGGCGCCACGCCTG gtgaaccCTAGCGGAGGGCTGTTGGTGGTGGGCTTTGAGGACGGGGTGGTCCGTCTGCTGGAGCTCTACAACCCCCAGAGTTTACGAGTGGTTGCCGGGCGCAGTCGCTATGGAGATGCCGAGCTCCGTCTCAAACAGGCCTTCAAACCCCACAATGCAGCTGTGACGGCCATTGCATATGAACGTAACGGCGAGATCCTAGCTACTGGG agTATGGACTGCACTGTGTTCTTCTTCACTGTGGGGGACAGGTATGACCCCATCGGGTTTGTCACAGTACCAGGACCTGTACAGGGGCTGGAGTGGTCCCCCCAGTCACAT GACAAAAACACCCTGCTGGTCCTGTGTAAGAGTGGTCATGTAGTGGAGGTCCAGTCTCCAGACCCGGAGGCCCAGAACCACGGCACCACCTACCACATCTCTGGCCTTCCCACAAGAAACTTCATCTTCAGCAGCATCAAGTCACGCATCAAG CGGGAGGAGGAGATTGCGCGCAGGCAGGCTCTGAAGGAGAAgaagcagaaggagagagaagcaCAGCTGAAGAAAGCCAAGGAGGAGGGCCTTGAGCCCACCGAGGAGGACCttcaggaggtagaggaggaggaagagctgccCCCTCTTTACACCCCTGACCCCCCCAGCCCCCTCTGCTGTGGCTTCTACTCTCAACCTGGGGCCTTCTGGCTCTCCatg gGAGGCTATGACTCGGGGTTCCTGTACCACTGTAAGTTTTCCGAGCAGCAGGGTGAGGACCTGTTGCAGCGCAGGGATGAGCCGTTCACCTTCCTGCCTGTCCAGAATACAGACGAGGACCCCATCTGCACCATCACCTTCAG ctccaGCAGGCAGCTGTTGCTGTGTGGCATGCAGTCAGGCAGTGTCCGGGCCTACCCTCTGCAGCCATCTGACTTCCACCTCACCTCCATGCAGGCCTTCTGGGCCCTCAGCGTCCATGACAACCAGTATGGACAGCTGCGCCAGCTGCGCTGTAGCTTTGACGACCAATTTGTCCTGACGACAGGGGAGGACGGCAACATCTTCTCCTTCAGCCTGCTGCCCCAGGAGGACCTGCTTAAAGCCCTGCAGCGCAGCAAGGCCAAAGTCCCCTCACCACGG GTCGGTGTTGAAATGGAGGGTGTGGCCCAGGATATCGAAGACCCGTCTGCGTACAG CATTGAGACGGCTAAACAGAAGTTGGAAATGGACCGTATGCGTCGGGAGGCTgagatgaggaaggtggagagacgtAAGATGCTGGCCGAGCTGCAGAACCAGTTCAAACAGCTACTGGAGAAGAACCAGGGTTTGCCCGAACACGTCCGCTTGCACCGCACG gagTTGGAACTGGACTGGCGGTTCCGTGAGGAGACTGAGAGGATGACAGCCCAGAGGGTGAGAgaggccaggaaggagctggCCTGGGAGGAGGAACGCCACCGCATCGGACTCCAGAAACTACAGGAGAG GTTCTGGGATTCTCTTGAGTCGGACACCGTTACTGTGGTAGCGTTCCAGAGTGACCACAGGATCTCCACCTATCGTCTGCTGGCACTGTCCCAGAGGTTCCACGAGCTGAAACAGAGGGGAAGGGTGGGGGGCCCGGGGGCAGTGGGGCAGGAACGTTGGAGGACCAAAGCCGAGGCCGGCAAAGACAGCTCCAACATCACAG CGGACCAGGAGGACCTGGGTGAGGAGGCTGTTATGGCGCCCCATGTGGTGCGTCCAGGGGGCAGCAAGCTGGCTGGCCGCCAGGCAGAGAAACTCCGCAAGGCTACAGAGAAGGCAGAGCGGGCCCGGGCTAAgatagagaagaggaggaaagagtgGGCTGAACT GTATGCAGCAAAGCCCAATGAGAACTGTGAGGATCCGGAAGATGTGCGAGCCATCCGATTGGCTACGGAGAACATGGGTGACTTCAAGCTGAAGACGGCCAAAGACTTTACAGTCCCAGAACACCTGAGGATGAACGCAGAGAAGAAGAGAGCTCAGCTGGTCCACTTAGAGGAGATG ATCCATGAGAGGAAGACGCAGATGAACAGTCGCATAATGGCCCTAAGGGACACTAAGGTGAGCTTTGTGTCCTGGCTGCGCTCCCAGGCCCAGCAGCTACAGGCTGTCCAGGAGCGCCTGGCACCTCATTTCTGCAGCCCGGCCCCCACCCTGCCCTCCCTGCTGCCCGAGGAGACCCCTGAGAGGAAGCTACGCTACACCCGCACCACCCTGCAGCGCTACGGGGCCCTGAGGGCTCAGAG GGCCTGTACCCGTGGCCAGGAACTAGAGGGGGGCCAGACTCTGCTGGAAGAGCTGGAGGCAGAgatagaagaagaggaggagacccCCTGCCATACACCTgcagataggagagagagggaggtggaggaatCTGGGGTGACCGAgctggaggaggagatgagggaggtggaggagatcaGGCTGCTGTATGAAGAGGAATCCCTGCTGGAACAG atgTCGTCGTCAATGTGGCAGTTTGATGCGGAGCTGTGCCTGCTGCGTCATGAGAAGCTGTGTCTAGACATCCAGATGAAGCTGGCTGACCTGCGCCATGTCACCCTGTTCCaggagctgctgctgctcaaagagtttgagaagagagagaactcctTGCAGGACAGACTCAATTCCTGCGTGGAAGAAGAGGAAGACCTCAGG tctaagCTGGAGGAGTGTAAGCAGGCACTGGAGCTGAAGCGGAGGGACATCTCCAagctccaggagagagagagggccatagCTGCCACCTTCCAGGCCTCTCTAGGGGAGAACAACAAGTTTGCTGACTTCCTCAACAGGGTCTTCAAGAAGAAGATCAAACGCGTTAAGAAGAAAGAGAAGGCCGGAGATGACG aggagcaggaggacagtGATGAAGATTCTGATGAAGAGTCTGACtgggatgatgatgaggatgacagTGGCTCAGAGAGCGGTGGTCCTCTGGATGACAGCGTCTGCCCCCAAA ACTGTAACTCAGAGCTGTTTGAGAACACGGTGCAGCTCCGTGAGCGTCGTCTGGACCTCGAGGAGCTGCtggtagaggagaggaagacTGCAGACAACCTGAGGAAGGAGTGTGACTCCCTCGTCAAGAAG GAAAAAGTGGTTCATGGCAGTCTGAAGGCAGCAGAGGGAGACCTGGAGCTGTTcaacagagagaaacaacagaaGCTCAATGAGCTGGATGTGGTGGTTCCCCTCAGACTGCACCAG ATAGAGTTTGTGAGCAATGGGGTGGTACCGTGCAGCCTGGCCCCAGCACTGGTGCTGAACACAGTAGCATTGGGAGGACTACAGGAGAGGATTAAAGAACTGCAGGTGGAAAAGAGTGAACAGAGAGACCTCTACAGACAGGCCAGGCAGCAGCACGTCCAGCTCATTCACGACCGCAAGGACATGGAGGCCAAGATACAGA gtctggaGGCGCGCTGTGAGCAGCTGATGCTGATGAAGTTTGGGAAGCTAGTGGACCTGGAGGCCTTACAGACTCTGTCTGGCAACAAAAACCTGGAGGAGATGAGACAGGAGAGCAGAGTCCGATTGGCCGCTTACACACAGGAGCTCAGACAGTGGGAG gtgaaagTGACAGAGGCCCGTCATGCGGTGACAGAGGTGACAAGGCATCACACCGAGCGTCTCCTCAGTATGAACAGCCTGCTGAACCAGAAGAAAGAAATGGAGGACAAACTCAACACCAGGCAGAGCaagatg ggtacCCAGTTCCAGGGCCACCGGCATGCTGAGGAGGACGAGAGGCGGAGGCTGTACCAGCTGGTCCAGAGTCAAGCTCAGGAGGCAAATGCCCTCCGCCAGGAGATCAACATCCTGTCCAGAAAGGGGGGTCACATCCTGCCCCCGAGCCAGGCCCCGCTGCCCCCCCTGCCCGACGCCCCATCCCGCTCCACCCATACCAACCCAGAGAGGCTCAACAGACACTTCAAACTGGGAGGGGGGCATCCATCCACCAACAGCCAGGGAGGAATAGAGCCTAAACACTCACATtga